One Microbacterium esteraromaticum genomic window carries:
- a CDS encoding acyl-CoA thioesterase: MARTPRLHIPIHLRWGDLDAFNHVNNTSMLKLLEEARVRAFWKPEAGEQAPATAVLDSGIEQGILTLIARQEIEYLAPVPYQRRPLEVQMWFGKLGGSSLEVCYEVHNDPASVQRTLYARSTAVIVLVDAGSGRPVRISPEMRAAWEPFVGEPISYSRR, translated from the coding sequence ATGGCGAGAACACCACGCCTGCACATCCCCATCCACCTGCGATGGGGCGATCTCGACGCGTTCAACCACGTCAACAACACGTCGATGCTCAAGCTCCTCGAGGAGGCGCGCGTGCGCGCGTTCTGGAAGCCGGAGGCAGGGGAGCAGGCGCCGGCGACGGCCGTGCTCGATTCCGGGATCGAGCAGGGCATCCTGACCCTGATCGCGCGTCAGGAGATCGAGTACCTCGCGCCGGTGCCGTACCAGCGGCGCCCGCTCGAGGTGCAGATGTGGTTCGGCAAGCTCGGCGGTTCGAGCCTCGAGGTCTGCTACGAGGTGCACAACGACCCGGCGAGCGTCCAGCGCACCCTGTACGCCCGATCGACTGCCGTGATCGTGCTCGTCGACGCGGGCAGCGGACGTCCGGTGCGGATCAGCCCCGAGATGCGCGCCGCGTGGGAGCCGTTCGTCGGCGAGCCGATCAGCTATTCGCGCCGCTGA
- the ettA gene encoding energy-dependent translational throttle protein EttA: protein MAEYIYSMVRARKAVGDKLILDDVTMAFLPGAKIGMVGPNGAGKSTILKIMAGLDTPSNGEAKLTPGFSVGILMQEPELDETKTVLENIQDGVAIKPKLDRFNEISALMADPDADFDALLAEMGVLQEEIDAADGWDLDSQLEQAMDALRTPPADAEIGPLSGGEKRRVALAKLLLQKPDLLLLDEPTNHLDAESVLWLEQHLKDYKGAVIAITHDRYFLDNVAEWIAEVDRGRLIGYEGNYSTYLEKKAERLDIQGKKDAKLAKRLKDELEWVRSSAKGRQTKSKARLARYEEMAAEAERTRKLDFEEIQIPAGPRLGNVVIEAKKLEKGFGDRVLIDGLSFSLPPNGIVGVIGPNGVGKTTLFKTIVGLEPLDGGDLKVGETVKISYVDQSRANIDPNKTLWEVVSDGLDFITVGKTEIPSRAYVSKFGFKGPDQQKKAGVLSGGERNRLNLALTLKEGGNLLLLDEPTNDLDVETLSSLENALLEFPGCAVVITHDRWFLDRIATHILAYEGTDENPAQWHWFEGNFEAYEKNKIERMGPEAARPHRTTHRKLTRD from the coding sequence ATGGCTGAGTACATCTATTCCATGGTGAGGGCCCGCAAGGCGGTGGGCGACAAGCTCATCCTCGACGACGTCACGATGGCGTTCCTGCCCGGTGCCAAGATCGGCATGGTCGGCCCGAACGGCGCCGGCAAGTCCACGATCCTCAAGATCATGGCCGGTCTGGACACCCCGTCCAACGGCGAGGCGAAGCTCACTCCCGGTTTCAGCGTCGGCATCCTGATGCAGGAGCCGGAGCTCGACGAGACCAAGACCGTGCTGGAGAACATCCAGGACGGCGTCGCGATCAAGCCCAAGCTCGATCGCTTCAACGAGATCTCGGCGCTGATGGCAGATCCGGACGCCGACTTCGACGCGCTGCTCGCCGAGATGGGCGTGCTGCAGGAGGAGATCGACGCGGCTGACGGCTGGGACCTCGACTCCCAGCTCGAGCAGGCGATGGACGCCCTGCGCACCCCGCCGGCGGACGCGGAGATCGGTCCCCTCTCCGGTGGTGAGAAGCGCCGCGTCGCGCTCGCGAAGCTGCTGCTGCAGAAGCCCGACCTGCTGCTGCTCGATGAGCCGACGAACCACCTCGACGCCGAGAGCGTGCTCTGGCTCGAGCAGCACCTCAAGGACTACAAGGGCGCGGTCATCGCCATCACGCACGACCGGTACTTCCTCGACAACGTCGCGGAGTGGATCGCCGAGGTCGACCGCGGTCGTCTGATCGGCTACGAGGGCAACTACTCGACCTACCTCGAGAAGAAGGCCGAGCGCCTCGACATCCAGGGCAAGAAGGACGCCAAGCTCGCCAAGCGGCTGAAGGACGAGCTCGAGTGGGTCCGCTCCAGCGCCAAGGGCCGTCAGACCAAGTCGAAGGCGCGTCTGGCGCGCTACGAGGAGATGGCGGCCGAGGCGGAGCGCACCCGCAAGCTCGACTTCGAGGAGATCCAGATCCCCGCCGGTCCCCGTCTCGGCAATGTCGTGATCGAGGCGAAGAAGCTCGAGAAGGGCTTCGGCGACCGCGTGCTCATCGACGGGCTGAGCTTCAGCCTGCCGCCGAACGGCATCGTCGGCGTGATCGGCCCCAACGGTGTCGGAAAGACGACGCTGTTCAAGACCATCGTCGGTCTCGAGCCGCTCGACGGCGGAGACCTGAAGGTCGGCGAGACTGTCAAGATCAGCTACGTCGACCAGTCCCGCGCGAACATCGACCCGAACAAGACGCTGTGGGAGGTCGTCTCCGACGGGCTCGACTTCATCACCGTGGGCAAGACCGAGATCCCCTCGCGCGCATACGTGTCGAAGTTCGGCTTCAAGGGGCCGGACCAGCAGAAGAAGGCCGGAGTGCTCTCGGGCGGTGAGCGCAACCGCCTCAACCTCGCGCTGACGCTCAAGGAGGGCGGCAACCTGCTGCTTCTCGACGAGCCGACCAACGACCTCGATGTCGAGACCCTGAGCTCGCTCGAGAACGCTCTGCTCGAGTTCCCCGGCTGCGCCGTGGTCATCACCCACGACCGCTGGTTCCTCGACCGCATCGCGACGCACATCCTCGCGTACGAGGGCACCGACGAGAACCCGGCCCAGTGGCACTGGTTCGAGGGCAACTTCGAGGCGTACGAGAAGAACAAGATCGAGCGCATGGGCCCCGAGGCGGCACGCCCGCACCGCACCACGCACCGCAAGCTCACGCGCGACTAA
- a CDS encoding single-stranded DNA-binding protein, with protein MSITNDVLTIAGNIGNDPISNETRAGKAVINFRVATSSGYFDQRTGAWVDGVTNWYAVSAFGNLAEHARASLHRGDPVIVVGRLRQKEWEANGRKGIDIEITADAIGHDLRRGTSAFVRRQRSDQAAAAAPSESPRADEPSAADQAAWAGAGLTPVGERAFSSDAEGAQEESAMTLA; from the coding sequence ATGAGCATCACCAACGACGTACTGACCATCGCCGGGAACATCGGCAACGACCCGATCAGCAACGAGACACGCGCAGGCAAGGCGGTGATCAACTTCCGTGTCGCGACCTCGTCGGGATACTTCGACCAGCGAACCGGAGCCTGGGTCGACGGCGTCACGAACTGGTACGCGGTGTCGGCGTTCGGCAACCTGGCCGAGCACGCCAGAGCGTCGCTTCATCGCGGCGATCCCGTGATCGTCGTCGGACGTCTTCGCCAGAAGGAGTGGGAGGCGAACGGCAGGAAGGGCATCGACATCGAGATCACCGCCGATGCGATCGGCCACGACCTGCGCAGGGGCACGAGCGCGTTCGTCCGCCGCCAGCGTTCAGATCAGGCCGCCGCCGCCGCGCCCTCGGAGTCTCCGCGGGCAGACGAGCCGTCGGCAGCGGATCAGGCTGCCTGGGCCGGTGCGGGCCTGACACCGGTGGGGGAGCGGGCGTTCTCGTCCGATGCGGAGGGCGCGCAGGAGGAGAGCGCGATGACTCTGGCGTGA
- a CDS encoding LysE family translocator — MTWTVWLSLLAACVVISFTPGAGAINTMSNALSQGWRRSLWGVLGQQAALIVHVVIVAAGVGLIVSRSPLLFEIIRYAGAAYLVYLGIRLILAKPDDETVERDSGVREGAWSIFRRGFWVNLLNPKAIVFFLAFVPQFVRLDQDPLPQYLLLIGTVIVVDILVMWFFFAAAAKPFRRFTRDARGQRILNTVFGSLFIAVAALLLFVH; from the coding sequence GTGACCTGGACGGTATGGCTCTCGCTGCTCGCGGCGTGCGTGGTGATCAGCTTCACGCCGGGTGCGGGTGCCATCAACACGATGAGCAACGCCCTGTCGCAGGGTTGGCGGCGTTCCCTGTGGGGTGTGCTCGGCCAGCAGGCCGCCCTCATCGTGCACGTCGTCATCGTCGCTGCGGGGGTGGGGCTGATCGTCTCACGCTCGCCGCTGCTGTTCGAGATCATCCGGTATGCGGGTGCGGCGTACCTGGTGTATCTCGGCATCCGGCTGATTCTGGCGAAGCCGGACGATGAGACGGTCGAGCGCGACAGCGGCGTGCGCGAGGGCGCCTGGTCGATCTTCCGCCGAGGCTTCTGGGTGAATCTGCTCAACCCCAAGGCGATCGTGTTCTTCCTCGCCTTCGTGCCGCAGTTCGTGCGCCTCGACCAGGACCCGCTGCCGCAGTACCTCCTGCTCATCGGCACGGTGATCGTCGTCGACATCCTGGTGATGTGGTTCTTCTTCGCCGCGGCCGCGAAGCCGTTCCGCCGTTTCACGCGCGATGCGCGCGGCCAGCGCATCCTGAACACGGTCTTCGGCTCCCTGTTCATCGCCGTCGCCGCGCTGCTGCTCTTCGTGCACTGA
- a CDS encoding 3'-5' exonuclease, producing the protein MTLPIDAPAWLTRVGVFDLETTGVDVTQDRIVTAHIGVLDRHGRELAARDWLADPGVPIPVGATAVHGISTDHARAHGRPADEVVAQVIGALQVLFAQGLPIVAYNASYDFSLLAHEARRHGIPELTTPSPVIDPLVIDKAFDRYRPGKRTLTVVADHYEVRLDAAHEASADAVAAGRVALALAREFTLPHSAAELHTRQIGWARDQAAGLTEYFIRIGRLDPDESLDGTWPVRG; encoded by the coding sequence ATGACCCTTCCGATCGATGCTCCCGCCTGGCTCACCCGAGTCGGGGTGTTCGACCTCGAGACCACGGGAGTCGATGTCACGCAGGATCGCATAGTCACCGCGCACATCGGCGTGCTCGACAGGCATGGCAGAGAGCTCGCCGCCCGCGACTGGCTCGCCGATCCCGGCGTGCCCATTCCCGTCGGCGCCACCGCCGTCCACGGGATCAGCACCGACCATGCCCGAGCCCACGGCAGACCCGCCGACGAGGTCGTGGCCCAGGTGATCGGGGCTCTGCAGGTGCTGTTCGCACAGGGGCTGCCGATCGTCGCGTACAACGCGTCGTACGACTTCTCGCTGCTCGCGCACGAGGCTCGTCGCCACGGCATCCCCGAGCTGACCACCCCCTCGCCGGTCATCGACCCGCTGGTGATCGACAAGGCCTTCGACCGCTACCGTCCTGGCAAGCGCACACTGACCGTCGTGGCCGACCATTACGAGGTTCGGCTGGACGCCGCGCATGAGGCGTCGGCCGATGCGGTCGCCGCAGGCCGGGTCGCGCTCGCTCTCGCGAGGGAGTTCACCCTTCCGCACTCGGCGGCGGAACTGCACACGAGGCAGATCGGCTGGGCTCGGGATCAGGCCGCCGGCCTCACCGAGTACTTCATCAGGATCGGACGCCTCGACCCGGATGAGAGCCTCGACGGGACGTGGCCCGTGCGCGGCTGA
- a CDS encoding type B 50S ribosomal protein L31 has translation MKTDIHPDYQAVVFRDLGSGETFLTRSTVTSDKTIELDGVEYPVIDVEISSASHPFYTGKQRIMDSAGRVEKFNQRFKNFGGSSK, from the coding sequence ATGAAGACTGACATCCACCCCGATTACCAGGCCGTCGTGTTCCGCGACCTCGGCTCGGGCGAGACCTTCCTCACCCGCTCCACCGTCACGAGCGACAAGACGATCGAACTGGACGGTGTGGAGTACCCCGTCATCGACGTCGAGATCTCCTCGGCCTCGCACCCGTTCTACACGGGCAAGCAGCGCATCATGGACTCGGCCGGTCGTGTCGAGAAGTTCAACCAGCGCTTCAAGAACTTCGGCGGCTCCTCCAAGTAA
- a CDS encoding ABC transporter ATP-binding protein, with translation MSSALDLTDVVVRREGRNIVDQVTWSVSEDQRWVVLGPNGAGKTTLLQLADTLMHPTSGTVTVLGETLGRTDVFELRPRIGFASSAMARRIPRDETVLNTVMTAAYSVMGRWNEDYEAIDERRARRVLADWHLEHLAERLFGTLSDGEQKRVQIARAVMTDPELLLLDEPTASLDLGAREELLQLLSGYAASPTTPAMVMVTHHVEEIPVGFTHVLLLRDGGVVAAGPIADTLTAEALTEAFGMPIVLTQDGGRYAARAA, from the coding sequence ATGTCGAGCGCTCTGGATCTCACCGATGTCGTCGTGCGACGCGAAGGCCGCAACATCGTCGATCAGGTGACCTGGTCGGTTTCGGAGGATCAGCGCTGGGTGGTGCTCGGTCCCAACGGCGCGGGCAAGACCACGCTGCTGCAGCTCGCCGACACCCTCATGCACCCGACATCGGGCACCGTGACGGTGCTGGGGGAGACCCTCGGCCGCACTGACGTGTTCGAGCTGCGACCGCGGATCGGCTTCGCCTCCTCGGCGATGGCCAGGCGAATTCCGCGCGATGAGACCGTGCTGAACACCGTGATGACCGCCGCGTACTCGGTCATGGGCCGCTGGAACGAGGACTACGAGGCGATCGATGAGCGTCGGGCGCGTCGGGTGCTCGCCGACTGGCACCTCGAGCACCTCGCCGAGCGACTCTTCGGCACGCTCAGCGACGGCGAGCAGAAGCGCGTGCAGATCGCTCGGGCGGTGATGACCGATCCCGAGCTGCTGCTGCTCGATGAGCCGACTGCCAGCCTCGACCTCGGCGCGCGCGAGGAGCTGCTTCAGCTTCTCAGCGGCTACGCCGCGTCGCCCACCACGCCGGCGATGGTCATGGTCACCCATCACGTGGAGGAGATCCCGGTCGGCTTCACGCACGTGCTGCTGCTGCGCGACGGCGGCGTCGTGGCCGCAGGGCCCATCGCCGACACCCTGACCGCCGAGGCGCTCACCGAGGCCTTCGGCATGCCGATCGTGCTCACGCAGGACGGCGGCCGCTACGCCGCGCGCGCCGCCTGA
- the glgA gene encoding glycogen synthase, whose protein sequence is MRVDVITKEYPPEIYGGAGVHVAELVAALRSSIDVQVRAFGAERAEPGTHAYLAPAELSGANPALQTLGTDLVMVGDVAGADLVHSHTWYANFAGHLASQLHGIPHVLTAHSLEPLRPWKAEQLGGGYAVSSGIERLAYESAAAIIAVSAGMRQDILRSYPQVDPERVRVIHNGIDVERWRPVENAAFLKSVGMDPARPSVVFVGRITRQKGLPYLLRAARLLPEDVQLVLCAGAPDTPEIMAEVQEGVRLLQQTRQGVIWIERMLPRDELSAILAAATTFVCPSVYEPLGIVNLEAMACGAAVVGTATGGIPEVVDDGVTGRLVPIEQLQDGTGTPVDPERYVSDLAAVLTEVTGDPERAKQYGEAGRERARSQFSWGAIADTTRALYEELTS, encoded by the coding sequence ATGCGAGTCGACGTCATCACCAAGGAATACCCGCCGGAGATCTATGGCGGCGCCGGAGTGCACGTCGCCGAGCTGGTCGCGGCACTGCGCAGCAGCATCGATGTGCAGGTGCGAGCGTTCGGCGCCGAGCGCGCCGAACCGGGCACTCACGCCTATCTGGCACCTGCCGAGCTCTCCGGCGCCAACCCCGCACTGCAGACCCTCGGGACCGATCTGGTCATGGTCGGCGATGTCGCCGGGGCTGATCTGGTGCACAGTCACACCTGGTACGCGAACTTCGCCGGCCACCTCGCCTCGCAGCTGCACGGCATCCCGCACGTGCTGACGGCCCACAGCCTCGAGCCCCTGCGGCCGTGGAAGGCTGAGCAGCTCGGCGGGGGATACGCCGTCTCGAGCGGCATCGAGCGCCTGGCGTACGAGAGCGCTGCCGCGATCATCGCGGTGAGCGCCGGGATGCGGCAGGACATCCTGCGCAGCTATCCGCAGGTCGACCCCGAGCGCGTGCGCGTCATCCACAACGGCATCGACGTCGAGCGCTGGCGGCCGGTCGAGAACGCCGCCTTCCTGAAGAGCGTCGGGATGGATCCGGCGCGTCCCTCGGTCGTGTTCGTGGGCCGTATCACCAGGCAGAAGGGTCTGCCCTACCTGCTGAGGGCCGCCCGCTTGCTGCCGGAGGACGTGCAGCTCGTACTCTGCGCGGGAGCCCCTGACACCCCCGAGATCATGGCGGAGGTGCAGGAGGGCGTCCGTCTGCTGCAGCAGACCCGTCAGGGCGTGATCTGGATCGAGCGGATGCTGCCGCGCGACGAGCTGTCCGCGATCCTCGCCGCGGCGACGACGTTCGTGTGCCCGTCGGTGTACGAGCCGCTCGGGATCGTGAACCTCGAGGCGATGGCGTGCGGCGCTGCGGTCGTCGGCACCGCGACCGGTGGCATCCCCGAGGTCGTGGACGATGGAGTGACCGGGCGCCTGGTGCCGATCGAGCAGCTGCAGGACGGCACGGGCACCCCCGTGGACCCGGAGCGGTACGTGTCCGATCTGGCGGCGGTGCTCACCGAGGTGACCGGAGATCCGGAGCGCGCGAAGCAGTACGGCGAGGCCGGACGAGAGCGCGCCCGCAGCCAGTTCAGCTGGGGTGCCATCGCCGACACGACCCGCGCGCTGTACGAGGAGCTGACCTCGTGA
- a CDS encoding glucose-1-phosphate adenylyltransferase, with product MSAPKKVFGIILAGGEGKRLMPLTADRAKPAVPFGGQYRLIDFAISNLINSGLRQLVVLTQYKSHSLDRHISQNWRMSALLDSYVTSVPAQQRLGKRWFSGSADAILQSLNLINDEKPDIVVVIGADHVYRMDFQQMIDAHIASGAPATVAGIRQPIALASQFGVIDADPETGRIRDFLEKPADPVGLADSPNEVLVSMGNYVFDADALVAAVEADGESASSGHDMGGDIIPYFVGRGEAGYYDMKQNDVPGSSPRDRSYWRDVGTIDSYFDAHMDLISTLPIFNLYNTDWPIRTQNVNMPPAKFVRDAVGRIGNAIDSVVAAGSVLSGTHIERSVIGLGGVALGGSTITDSVLLDHVHLGLGARVRRAVLDKNVVLEDGATVGVDRERDLERGFTVTDSGITVVGKGVRITR from the coding sequence ATGTCGGCTCCAAAGAAGGTTTTCGGGATCATCCTCGCCGGCGGCGAGGGCAAGCGACTCATGCCCCTGACCGCGGACAGAGCGAAACCGGCCGTGCCTTTCGGCGGTCAGTATCGGCTGATCGACTTCGCGATCTCGAATCTCATCAACTCGGGTCTCAGACAGCTCGTCGTGCTCACCCAGTACAAGTCCCACAGCCTCGACCGGCACATCTCTCAGAACTGGCGCATGTCGGCGCTGCTCGACTCGTACGTCACCTCGGTGCCGGCGCAGCAGCGGCTCGGCAAGCGCTGGTTCTCCGGATCGGCCGATGCGATTCTGCAGAGCCTGAACCTCATCAACGACGAGAAGCCGGACATCGTGGTCGTGATCGGCGCCGACCACGTGTACCGGATGGACTTCCAGCAGATGATCGATGCGCACATCGCCTCCGGCGCGCCGGCGACCGTCGCCGGCATCCGCCAGCCGATCGCCCTGGCCTCCCAGTTCGGCGTGATCGATGCCGATCCCGAGACGGGGCGCATCCGCGACTTCCTCGAGAAGCCGGCCGACCCGGTCGGGCTCGCCGATTCACCCAACGAGGTTCTCGTGTCGATGGGCAACTACGTCTTCGACGCCGACGCGCTCGTCGCCGCCGTCGAGGCGGATGGCGAGTCGGCGTCGTCAGGGCACGACATGGGCGGGGACATCATCCCCTACTTCGTGGGTCGAGGCGAGGCGGGCTACTACGACATGAAGCAGAACGACGTGCCGGGGTCGTCCCCTCGCGACCGCTCGTACTGGCGCGACGTGGGAACGATCGACTCGTACTTCGACGCGCATATGGACTTGATCTCCACGCTGCCGATCTTCAACCTGTACAACACCGACTGGCCGATCCGCACGCAGAACGTGAACATGCCGCCAGCGAAGTTCGTGCGCGATGCGGTCGGCCGCATCGGCAACGCGATCGACTCCGTGGTCGCCGCCGGCTCCGTGCTCTCCGGCACGCACATCGAACGCAGCGTGATCGGCCTCGGCGGCGTCGCGCTGGGCGGATCGACCATCACCGACTCGGTGCTGCTCGATCATGTGCACCTCGGACTCGGTGCGCGCGTCAGGCGGGCGGTGCTCGACAAGAACGTCGTCCTCGAAGACGGTGCGACCGTCGGCGTCGATCGCGAACGCGATCTCGAACGCGGGTTCACCGTGACCGACTCCGGGATCACCGTGGTCGGCAAGGGCGTGCGCATCACCCGGTGA
- the serB gene encoding phosphoserine phosphatase SerB, producing the protein MTAARFLVVLDADSTLIRNEVIELLADEAGRRAEVQAATEAAMRGEVDFATSLRSRVEALRGVPIAAFERVRARIEPTPGVRELTNAVHERGGVVGVVSGGFHEILDHIAPGLGVDRWRANRLLLDGDGLAGSVDGDIVDADAKAASLQSWARELGVAPHATIAIGDGANDLTMMAAAGLGIAFNAKPAVRAAASIVVGPQDLSEIIPLLP; encoded by the coding sequence GTGACCGCTGCGCGCTTCCTCGTCGTCCTCGATGCCGATTCCACCCTGATCCGCAATGAGGTGATCGAGCTTCTGGCCGACGAGGCCGGACGTCGCGCCGAGGTGCAGGCCGCGACCGAGGCGGCGATGCGCGGCGAGGTCGACTTCGCCACCAGCCTCCGCTCGCGCGTCGAGGCGCTGCGCGGGGTGCCGATCGCGGCATTCGAGCGCGTGCGGGCACGTATCGAGCCGACTCCGGGGGTGCGCGAGCTCACGAACGCGGTGCACGAGCGCGGCGGAGTCGTCGGAGTGGTCTCGGGAGGCTTCCACGAGATCCTCGACCACATCGCCCCGGGGCTCGGCGTCGACCGCTGGCGGGCCAACCGGCTCCTCCTCGACGGCGACGGCCTCGCAGGCTCCGTCGACGGCGACATCGTGGACGCCGACGCGAAGGCGGCGTCGCTGCAGAGCTGGGCGCGTGAACTCGGCGTCGCACCGCACGCCACCATCGCGATCGGCGACGGAGCCAACGATCTCACCATGATGGCCGCGGCGGGTCTCGGGATAGCGTTCAACGCCAAGCCCGCCGTGCGGGCGGCCGCCTCGATCGTCGTCGGCCCCCAGGATCTGTCAGAGATCATCCCCCTGCTCCCCTGA